In Salarias fasciatus chromosome 13, fSalaFa1.1, whole genome shotgun sequence, the sequence GAACCAAAAATCACGAGAACCGGAAAACATCTGTCTTACAGTCTATGGTACAGCTCCACTCCATACGAGATGTCTGTGGGTCGGAACCTTCGTGTCTGGGTTTGTTTACAGGGGACACTGGCGCTGGACTCGCGGTAGTCATTCATATGAGGAGCTTCACGTTTATATTATTAATctaacaaacagaaaaccctCCTACTGACACATTTGTCCTTGAGGGGATATAAAGTCTTTCCGTTTCCGTGGGTAATATACTTTTAATTTGTAAAAAGTGTGTGAACAGCAGCGCAGTGGTGAGACCGCCCACTTCTTTACGCGCAGACTTTCTTCAGTCAGCAGTCTTCACAGCGCTCTGCTCCTCACTCACTTctctccagtctgaaccttctctTCACCAAAGATGACCGTGGAACTGACGGGAGATCAGCTGATGCTGGCGGAGACCGAGCTGAAGACATATCTTCCTCATTCACAGACGGTTTGTGCTCAGATTCGCCACACTGACATGCATGGGAATAAGAATGTGGTTGAAACTCAAGTATTAAACCATTAGTGAATGAGGATAAATACGAGCTATAGAAAAGCTGGATTTGTTTGTCAAATCCTTCTCCTTTTGATTTTCTCAGGCTTTACTCCATGCTTTTTTTCCAGGTCTATGGTTGCTTGGTTCTCAGAAACAGAGTCAGTGCAGATCCTATGAATGTTTTTGTCGACAGATGGCCAAAGTTCAGTGTAATCATCTGCAAACCACTGTACCAACAGGTATAAGTTACATTTGCTCATGTATTACATTTGCAGACATTGTGGTACCTTGACATCTTTTTACTTTCATACAGGAGAGTGATCTATTTAAGGACATAGTTGTATTTGCAGTTGATAAAGATAGTCTCAAGGAAACAATAAAGAAGTCTTCCATCATTGACTGGACTCGGTTCTTCTGTCTTGGTAATTACACAATTGTTTCTTGCCATCTATAAATCTCTTGGCTGTGGAGGTGTGTCCTCTTTTGATTTGAAGGCATAAGAGTtactttgttttaaattttcttactttttattAAATTCAAAGTCTCATCCAGTGACCTATCATTTGTAAATCAAAGAGAAACTTAACTATGATGAGGGGATAATCTTTGGATTTAACAGATATATAAAGCAGCCTTTATTGTTCTTCCTTTATTGCATTAATGTTTGAGTCTTTAGTCTGGAGGCATGGTGTGACCTCAATCTTATAAACTGAACAGTTAAGGgcttaaatgtgtttattttttttaatcaaaataaacaGGTATACAAGAGTCATTTCACTGATCACAGATCTTGATTGCTTGTGTTGCAGGGACCAGTTTCTCTCACATGGAGACAATCACATCTTTGgcatcagaaaaaaatgtgccCAACCAAAGATTGTCATTATGTCACATGATGACACTGGAAGATGCAACAAAGCTCCCCGACATAGACAGGTACTGCATGCACAGTCACACCATTCACCAAAGAATCCTTTCGGTTTCATTCATCATTATTAGAACGAGCCATGCATCCTCCAAAGCGATGTGCGCTCTCTTCACAACAGCACAGGGATCTCAGTTAGCTCTCTGGATGAATCACACGTCGGCTTGGTGTGTCAGACGTGGAAGTTCGGAAGAAACGAGGGGGCCCTTCGAATGATCCGGAACATGGTGGTGAACTTCCCCTCCTGCTGCGTGCTGGATAGCGATGGAACGCCGGTGTCCTGGATTCTCACCTACACATCATGTGCCATTGGAATGTTGTACACTCAGCCAGAGCACAGAGGGAAAGGCTACGCCAAAGTTGTGGTGACTAGCTTGGCCAAGAGAAACCATGCCCTGGGTTACCCAGTGTACTGTTTCATAGAGGAGGAGAACGCACTGTCCTACGGACTCTTTCAGAGTATGGGATTCACCGAAGATCCCTCATACAGGGCaacatggtttggattcaatgatttttaaatatttctagGAGTGTCTTTGCTTTTGCCCTAAAGAAAATTAAAGACATTCTGGAATTGTTTCCCCCTCTTACTGCCCAGAAAAAGATCACGTGCATTTTAAGTGCAGCTAGAAAGATAACTTTAATCAGcacaacttttcagaaatgtcaTCTGTTCTC encodes:
- the LOC115399698 gene encoding glycine N-acyltransferase, encoding MTVELTGDQLMLAETELKTYLPHSQTVYGCLVLRNRVSADPMNVFVDRWPKFSVIICKPLYQQESDLFKDIVVFAVDKDSLKETIKKSSIIDWTRFFCLGTSFSHMETITSLASEKNVPNQRLSLCHMMTLEDATKLPDIDSTGISVSSLDESHVGLVCQTWKFGRNEGALRMIRNMVVNFPSCCVLDSDGTPVSWILTYTSCAIGMLYTQPEHRGKGYAKVVVTSLAKRNHALGYPVYCFIEEENALSYGLFQSMGFTEDPSYRATWFGFNDF